DNA sequence from the Luteolibacter sp. Y139 genome:
CATGAAACGGATGCCCAAGCGCTCATCGCCTACATCAACGGTGATAATCCTTTGCCCTTTAGACACACAACAAACCTGCTTGGGCGAAAGCAGAAATTGACGCGGCAAGCGCTGCCGCCCTGTTCCATTTAGCCTGAGCAGCAGCAGTTGCGACTAGATCCACGCCATCAATTTGAAGAAGAAGCCCTCCTCCGCCCCCTCCCAGTCCAAAACTGTAACCCGAAGATTCTTCAGGGGCCTTCACCTTCACGATGGTTGACACGAGCCACAGTATGCCTGCCAGTAAGGCAAAAACACCGACCACAATATTCAAATAGAACTTAAGGGAATTCATTTGAATCACCGTAGTAATTCCGCCCGAGAAAACAAGATACACGTCACACAGGAGTCAGCGAGCCACGCGGTCCCGGGGGGCAGTCCTTGTCCCCGGGGGGCAGTCCTTGAAATTTGAATCTGTTAGGCTCAAACCCACCCTGCGATCGCCCATCCTGATGCCCTGGTTTGTGGCGAAAGGTCCGGCAAAATGCCTGTTCTTTCATAAAGAGATTCAATCGACGGGATCTCGATGGGATGCGGCCCCGACTCACAAGCGTTGAAGCCTAACAAGGCGCAACACTCTCACGGATTACGATCGGCGGATCGCGGCGCCTGGCCGGCTTTGAGCTCTGCGATCTCGGCCTCGAGGCTGGCGAGTCGCGCCTCGATGGCGGCACGCCAATCGTTCTCCGCAGGAGTGTCGGCGGCGGCGGAAGGAGTGACGGTACCGGAGAAGCCGTCTGCGGCGGCGGGTGAAAGGAGCTGGACGAAGGTCTCGACCCGGCGGCCTTCGCCGACGGGGATGCGGCGGACAAGCGGACCGTGCGGGTAGTCGATGAACCACGTGAGCGTCTCTTCCACTTCCTCAAGGGAGGAGAAGGTGTGCAGCCGATCGGTGCGCTGGCGGATTTCCCCGGCGCTCTGGGGACCGCGCAGCAGAAGGATGGTCAGGACGGCGCGCTCGCTCCGCTGCATGCTCAGCACGTCCTGGATGCAGTGTTCGAACTTCGGGGAACGGCCGCCGAGGTTCTTTTCGACCAGGTATTTCTCCGAAAGTCCGCGCAGGGCCTCCGCCACTTCGTCCCCGGTGAAGCGGGTGATAGGGTCCCGGCTGGTGGTCTGGTTGCAGGCCAGCAGCAGGGAGTTGGGCGTGAGCGGATAGCTGTCGGGCGTGAGGATTTCCTTTTCCAACAAGCAGCCGAGGACCCTGGCTTCTTGAAAGGTGAGCTGGATTTCAGGGAAGTGCAGCATGGTCGCGCCGAAGTGTAAGGACAGTGGACCCTGAGGCACCACGAGAAAGCACACGGACGCCATGCCTGTCTCTTCATGAAGATAGAAGTCAGAGAGGCCAGTCCTTGAATTTTGAATTCCCTGCGTGCCTTCCCTCCTAGGAATGCGCTGCCGCTGCTCGCTTCTTCGATGGGAGGGGGCCAGTCGGCATTCTTCCCAAAGCTCGTGACAGGTTGCCCCTACTCTAAAAATCTCCATCACTCGCTCCCATCCGACCGGGAATGGAAACGATGGAATGTTGCGAGAAGTCCGCGTGTGACGCCCAAGGGATTGGCCACCTCGACTGTTAGACGGCTTTCCGGTATGCGACGATCAGCAGGATGAAGGCCACCCCGATCACAGCGACTCTCACGGAATTATAGATGTCCCACAGTTTCCGCTCGG
Encoded proteins:
- a CDS encoding YceH family protein, whose protein sequence is MLHFPEIQLTFQEARVLGCLLEKEILTPDSYPLTPNSLLLACNQTTSRDPITRFTGDEVAEALRGLSEKYLVEKNLGGRSPKFEHCIQDVLSMQRSERAVLTILLLRGPQSAGEIRQRTDRLHTFSSLEEVEETLTWFIDYPHGPLVRRIPVGEGRRVETFVQLLSPAAADGFSGTVTPSAAADTPAENDWRAAIEARLASLEAEIAELKAGQAPRSADRNP